The segment CGAGCTGATGAAATAAACATTTCTCGTGATAATTTCGGTTATAGGCAGTGCATTATATTGTGCGCTGCCTATAATCTTATATGGATATAAAAGCGAGCGAGGAGGCTTATCATGACTACGATGCTATTTCAGGGGCACGGCTCCTACAGGTTCACGCTCGACGACAGCACGGTCATCTACGTCGATCCATACTTCGGAAAGGAATACGAGCTCGAGGCGGACCTCGTCCTGGTCACGCATAGGCATTTCGACCACGATGCCGTGGACAAGATGCCCCATGCGTCTGGCTGCGAGGTAATCTGGCCCGAGGACCTACATCCCACGAGCGATGAGTATCTCTCCACGGAGTCTCACGGCGTGAAGATCCAGGCGGTGCAGGCATACAACGAGAACCATCCGTCTGACGAGTGCGTTGGCTACGTGCTCGAGTTCGATGGCGTCTCGTTCTATGCAGCAGGCGACACGAGCATGACCGAGGACATGAAGTCCGGCAAGCTTGCCGCCATGAAGCTCGACTATGCGACGTTCCCGTGCGACGGGGTGTACAACATGGACGCGGACGAGGCTTCCGAGTGCGCCAAGCTCGTCGGTGCCAAGCACAACATTCCCGTCCATGAGGTGCCCATCGACTCCGCCGACGCTACGGTCGCCGAGTACGACGAGGCCAAGCTCGAGGCATTCCAAGCTCCCGGACGCATCATCCTCGTCCCCGGGGCCGAGCTGCATATGTAAAAAATGGAGCAGGGCGCGCAATGCGCGCCCTGCCTGCAATGCGAGATTTCTCGACTCCGCTCCGCTTCGCTCGGAATGACAGGGGCAGACGCGTAGCGCCACCGTCCCCTTGTCATTTCGACCGAAGTGGAGAAATCCCTACT is part of the Coriobacteriia bacterium genome and harbors:
- a CDS encoding MBL fold metallo-hydrolase, which encodes MTTMLFQGHGSYRFTLDDSTVIYVDPYFGKEYELEADLVLVTHRHFDHDAVDKMPHASGCEVIWPEDLHPTSDEYLSTESHGVKIQAVQAYNENHPSDECVGYVLEFDGVSFYAAGDTSMTEDMKSGKLAAMKLDYATFPCDGVYNMDADEASECAKLVGAKHNIPVHEVPIDSADATVAEYDEAKLEAFQAPGRIILVPGAELHM